The following coding sequences lie in one Miscanthus floridulus cultivar M001 chromosome 9, ASM1932011v1, whole genome shotgun sequence genomic window:
- the LOC136483872 gene encoding respiratory burst oxidase homolog protein B-like: protein MHNPRPGGGDIVEMSSSSAAAAGEGPTRERVIPHSGPLSKKAGARKSARFAESVSAPLTAPPPRAASPASNNDDDDYVEITLDVRDDSVAVHSVKPAHVGSGDDSDVTLLARTLENRRSGSSVIRNASSRIKQVSQELRRIASVNRRGGGPRFDRSKSAAAHALKGLKFISKAEGAAGWEAVEKRFDKLAENGLLHRSKFGQCIGMKELEFAGELFDALSRRRNISGDSVSKAELLEFWDQISDTSFDGRLQTFFDMVDKDADGRITEEEVKEIITLSASANKLSKITEQAEEYARLIMEELDPGNLGYIELYNLEMLLLQAPSQSVRIGTTNSRNLSQMLSQSLRPTAEPNPLRRWYRRAQYFLEDNWRRVWVLLLWLSICSGLFAWKFMQYRHRYVFHVMGYCVCVAKGGAETLKFNMALILLPVCRNTITWIRNRTAGVGRVVPFDDNLNFHKVVAVGIAVGAGLHIISHLTCDFPRLLHATDAEYAPLGQYFGVPRPPNYWWFVKGTEGWTGLVMLVLMAVAFTLATPWFRRGRIALPGVLKKLTGFNAFWYSHHCFVVVYALLIVHGHYLYLTHKWYKKSTWMYLAVPMVLYACERLTRALRSSVRPVRILKVAVYPGNVLSLHFSKPQGFRYKSGQYIFVNCAAVSPFQWHPFSITSAPRDDYVSVHIRTLGDWTRELKNVFSRVCRPPTEGKSGLLRAEYDRDGSAMANPSFPKVLIDGPYGAPAQDYKQYDIVLLVGLGIGATPMISIIKDIINNMRQLDGDLEAGSGSGADTSASSMASFRTRRAYFYWVTREQGSFEWFRGVMDEVAETDKKGVIELHNYCTSVYEEGDARSALIAMLQSLNHAKHGVDVVSGTRVKTHFARPNWRNVYKRIALNHQNQRVGVFYCGAPVLTKELRELAQDFSRKTNTKFEFHKENF, encoded by the exons ATGCATAACCCCAGGCCGGGCGGCGGGGACATCGTGGagatgtcgtcgtcgtccgcCGCCGCGGCGGGCGAGGGGCCCACCAGGGAGCGCGTGATCCCGCACAGCGGCCCGCTGAGCAAGAAGGCCGGGGCGCGGAAGAGCGCGCGGTTCGCCGAGTCCGTGTCGGCGCCgctcaccgcgccgccgccgcgcgccgcctCGCCGGCGTccaacaacgacgacgacgactacgTGGAGATCACCCTCGACGTGCGCGACGACTCGGTGGCGGTGCACAGCGTGAAGCCGGCCCACGTCGGCAGCGGCGACGACTCGGACGTGACGCTGCTGGCGCGCACGCTGGAGAACCGGCGGTCCGGCAGCTCCGTCATCCGGAACGCGTCGTCGCGGATCAAGCAGGTGTCGCAGGAGCTCCGCCGCATCGCCTCCGTCAACCGCCGCGGCGGCGGGCCCAGGTTCGACCGCTCCAAGTCCGCCGCGGCGCACGCGCTCAAGGGGCTCAAGTTCATCAGCAAGGCCGAGGGCGCCGCCGGATGGGAGGCCGTGGAGAAGCGGTTCGACAAGCTCGCCGAGAACGGACTCCTCCACCGCTCCAAGTTCGGGCAGTGCATCG GGATGAAGGAGCTGGAGTTCGCCGGCGAGCTGTTCGACGCGCTGTCGCGGCGCCGCAACATCTCCGGCGACAGCGTCAGCAAGGCGGAGCTGCTCGAGTTCTGGGACCAAATCTCCGACACCAGCTTCGACGGCCGCCTGCAGACCTTCTTCGACAT GGTGGACAAGGACGCGGACGGCAGGATCACCGAGGAGGAGGTCAAAGAG ATCATCACGCTGAGCGCGTCGGCGAACAAGCTGTCGAAGATCACGGAGCAAGCGGAGGAGTACGCGCGTCTGATCATGGAGGAGCTGGACCCAGGCAACCTGGGCTACATCGAGCTCTACAACCTGGAGATGCTGCTCCTCCAGGCGCCCTCCCAGTCGGTGCGCATCGGCACCACCAACAGCCGGAACCTGAGCCAGATGCTGAGCCAGAGCCTCCGCCCGACGGCCGAGCCGAACCCGCTCCGGCGGTGGTACCGCCGCGCGCAGTACTTCCTGGAGGACAACTGGCGGCGCGTGTGggtgctgctgctgtggctctccATCTGCTCGGGTCTCTTCGCCTGGAAGTTCATGCAGTACCGCCACCGCTACGTGTTCCACGTGATGGGCTACTGCGTGTGCGTCGCCAAGGGCGGCGCCGAGACGCTCAAGTTCAACATGGCGCTCATCCTGCTGCCCGTGTGCCGGAACACCATCACCTGGATCCGCAACCGCACCGCCGGCGTCGGGCGCGTCGTGCCCTTCGACGACAACCTCAACTTCCACAAGGTGGTGGCCGTGGGTATCGCCGTGGGCGCCGGGCTCCACATCATCTCTCACCTGACGTGCGACTTCCCGCGGCTGCTCCACGCCACGGACGCCGAGTACGCGCCGCTGGGGCAGTACTTCGGCGTCCCGCGCCCGCCCAACTACTGGTGGTTCGTGAAGGGCACCGAGGGGTGGACGGGGCTGGTGATGCTGGTGCTCATGGCGGTGGCCTTCACGCTGGCGACGCCGTGGTTCCGGCGCGGGCGGATCGCGCTGCCGGGGGTGTTGAAGAAGCTGACGGGGTTCAACGCGTTCTGGTACTCGCACCACTGCTTCGTGGTGGTGTACGCGCTGCTCATCGTGCACGGGCACTACCTGTACCTGACGCACAAGTGGTACAAGAAGTCGACGTGGATGTACCTGGCGGTGCCCATGGTGCTGTACGCGTGCGAGCGGCTCACGCGGGCgctccggtccagcgtccgaccCGTGAGGATACTGAAGGTGGCCGTGTACCCGGGGAACGTGCTGTCGCTGCACTTCTCCAAGCCGCAGGGGTTCCGGTACAAGAGCGGGCAGTACATCTTCGTCAACTGCGCCGCCGTCTCGCCGTTCCAGTG GCACCCGTTCTCCATCACGTCGGCCCCACGGGACGACTACGTGAGCGTGCACATCAGGACGCTGGGCGACTGGACCCGCGAGCTCAAGAACGTCTTCTCGAGG GTGTGCCGGCCGCCGACGGAGGGCAAGAGCGGGCTGCTCCGCGCCGAGTACGACCGCGACGGCAGCGCCATGGCCAACCCCAG CTTCCCGAAGGTGCTGATCGACGGCCCGTACGGCGCGCCGGCGCAGGACTACAAGCAGTACGACATCGTGCTTCTCGTCGGGCTGGGCATCGGCGCCACGCCCATGATCTCCATCATCAAGGACATCATCAACAACATGAGGCAGCTGGACGGCGACCTGGaggccggctccggctccggcgccgACACCTCGGCGTCCTCCATGGCGTCGTTCCGCACGCGGCGGGCCTACTTCTACTGGGTGACCCGCGAGCAGGGCTCCTTCGAGTGGTTCCGGGGCGTCATGGACGAGGTGGCCGAGACCGACAAGAAGGGCGTCATCGAGCTCCACAACTACTGCACCAGCGTGTACGAGGAAGGGGACGCCCGGTCCGCGCTCATCGCCATGCTCCAGTCGCTCAACCACGCCAAGCACGGCGTCGACGTCGTGTCGGGAACCCGCGTCAAGACCCACTTTGCCAGGCCCAACTGGCGCAACGTCTACAAGCGCATCGCGCTCAACCACCAAAACCAGCGCGTCG GAGTGTTCTACTGTGGTGCCCCGGTGCTGACAAAGGAGCTGCGCGAGCTCGCGCAGGATTTCTCGCGGAAAACCAACACCAAGTTCGAGTTCCACAAGGAGAACTTCTAA